The proteins below come from a single Pleuronectes platessa chromosome 3, fPlePla1.1, whole genome shotgun sequence genomic window:
- the LOC128437521 gene encoding basement membrane-specific heparan sulfate proteoglycan core protein-like: MLVRSQIDWGVSYTSTEICAFRGSTVDINCIYTYPSRLNQLDTTVQEKFWFIKESNGIHVDLRTDPEYSGRVENLCGNNKCTLRISNLTESDSAVYKFRFTTNQPNGSLTGSTGVTLNVTDPQLQVHVRRSTANPSSTWTELTCHSRCQLPDHLSYVWYNNNKPVGRKKYFHLKHFNAEDSYHCAIEGQERFPSPTLYYPSDAPKPPSVSVSPSGEIMEGSSVTLTCSSDANPAANYTWYKRRGDKQVQHLSEETQFVFSSIRSSDSGEYYCTAENELGRSSANTSITVTCE, encoded by the exons atgt tggtaaggAGTCAGATTGACTGgggtgtgagttacacttctactgagatctgtgccttcagaggatcaacagtggacattaactgtatctacacatacccatccaggtTGAATCAACTTGATACGACAGTTCAGGAAaagttctggttcattaaagagagtaatgggattcacgttgatctaaggactgatccggagtattcaggtcgtgtggagaatctctgtggaaacaacaagtgcactctgagaatctctaacctgacagagagcgactcagctgtgtacaagttcaggttcacaacaaaccaaccgaatgggagtttaactggttcaacCGGAGTCACTCTGaatgtcacag accctcagctccaggtacatgtgaggagatcaacagccaatccatcttctacctggacagagctgacctgtcacagcaggtgtcagctccctgatcatctttcctacgtttggtacaataacaataaacctgttggacgaaaaaaatactttcacctcaaacactttaatgctgaagacagctatcactgtgctatagaaggacaggagcgtttcccttctcctactttgt actatccttcagatgctccaaagcctccctctgtgtcagtgagtccctctggtgagatcatggagggcagctcagtgactctgacctgcagcagtgatgctaacccagcagctaactacacctggtacaagagaagaggagataaaCAAGTTCAACATCTAAGTGAAGAGACACAATTTGTCTTCAGCTCCATCAGGTCGTCAGATTCTGGAGAGTATTActgcacagctgagaatgagCTGGGAAGGAGTTCAGCAAACACTTCTattactgtgacatgtgagtga